The proteins below come from a single Plutella xylostella chromosome 2, ilPluXylo3.1, whole genome shotgun sequence genomic window:
- the LOC105392140 gene encoding uncharacterized protein LOC105392140: protein MKTGTVSILPLLVGVAILRVATLAEDVDQSETSVNQQAILDEDVYAGKRNIDTPEVVLQLKYDGGELNRIYLAQFRKGQREWVPSVPARTNLCSDLCSAGLGGDTCGAPCQELLPVGLRAALQGAPNASESYHGHPRTAVCPTLCANRLGEPLCNCHAQEHEEPEHTDWAGVCRAFCVADRYILGGCPTCEMTTQETLMTKNTHSRILTTNDGWFAWCDVQCRLGQGGAACNCDKAPFQ from the exons ATGAAGACGGGTACCGTAAGTATTCTACCCCTGCTAGTGGGCGTGGCCATTTTAAGGGTGGCAACACTGGCGGAGGACGTCGACCAATCAGAGACGAGTGTCAACCAACAGGCCATCCTAGACGAAGATGTTTACGCGGGAAAGAGAAACATAGACACGCCAGAGGTGGTGTTGCAACTGAAATACGACGGAGGAGAGCTGAATAGGATATATCTGGCTCAGTTTCGCAAGGGGCAAAGGGAGTGGGTTCCCTCAGTGCCTGCCCGGACCAACTTGTGTTCGGACCTGTGCTCCGcag GCCTAGGCGGCGACACATGCGGCGCCCCGTGCCAGGAGCTGCTGCCGGTGGGGCTGAGGGCTGCGCTGCAGGGTGCTCCCAACGCCTCTGAGAGCTACCATGGTCACCCGCGCACGGCCGTGTGTCCTACGCTCTGTGCTAACCGACTTG GTGAGCCCCTCTGCAACTGCCACGCGCAGGAGCACGAGGAGCCGGAGCACACGGACTGGGCCGGCGTGTGTAGAGCCTTCTGCGTGGCCGACCGGTACATACTGGGAg GTTGCCCAACCTGCGAGATGACAACCCAAGAAACCCTGATGACCAAGAACACCCACTCCCGGATCCTCACCACCAACGACGGGTGGTTCGCGTGGTGCGACGTGCAATGCCGCCTCGGGCAGGGCGGCGCCGCCTGCAACTGTGATAAGGCACCGTTCCAGTAA